One window of the Nitratidesulfovibrio sp. genome contains the following:
- a CDS encoding 4Fe-4S double cluster binding domain-containing protein: protein MAMDSFSLRQAALRWGASLFGVADLDRLRTLPTQPENLLDGWTRAISLGVRLADPVLDDIVDGPTPLYAHHFRAVNIRLDDTALRLALLIQEAGGRALPLPASQAMDSVACTSMISHKAVAVAAGLGWQGKSLLTISPLYGPRIRLCTVLTDLPLQPGRPLMNRCGNCTRCADACPAGAIKGTALPNEPGAHYESRDEALHFERCRTLLQEDFAKRPLIGHSVCGVCVKVCPWGARGKGVLHGRDDVPMTMMDDQFTLFPQSS, encoded by the coding sequence ATGGCCATGGACAGTTTTTCCTTGCGACAAGCGGCGTTACGATGGGGGGCGAGCCTGTTCGGCGTGGCCGACCTGGACCGCCTGCGCACCCTGCCCACCCAGCCGGAAAACCTGCTGGACGGCTGGACGCGGGCCATCAGCCTGGGCGTGCGCCTGGCGGACCCGGTGCTGGACGACATCGTGGACGGCCCCACCCCGCTCTACGCCCACCATTTTCGGGCGGTGAACATTCGGCTGGACGACACTGCCCTGCGCCTGGCCCTGCTTATCCAGGAAGCGGGGGGCCGCGCCCTGCCGCTGCCAGCCTCGCAGGCAATGGACTCCGTGGCCTGCACCAGCATGATCTCGCACAAGGCCGTGGCCGTGGCCGCCGGGCTTGGCTGGCAGGGCAAGAGCCTGCTGACCATTTCGCCGCTGTACGGCCCGCGCATCCGCCTGTGCACGGTGCTTACCGACCTGCCCCTGCAACCGGGCCGCCCGCTGATGAACCGTTGCGGCAACTGTACCCGCTGCGCCGACGCCTGCCCCGCCGGGGCCATCAAGGGGACGGCACTGCCGAATGAACCGGGCGCGCACTACGAAAGCCGTGACGAGGCCCTGCACTTCGAACGCTGTCGCACCCTGCTGCAAGAGGATTTCGCCAAACGCCCGCTCATCGGGCATTCGGTGTGCGGGGTCTGCGTCAAGGTGTGCCCGTGGGGGGCGCGCGGCAAGGGTGTGCTGCACGGGCGCGACGACGTGCCCATGACCATGATGGACGACCAGTTCACCCTGTTTCCGCAGTCGTCCTGA
- a CDS encoding SEL1-like repeat protein yields the protein MTTARRNAANFRTPPVPQTFIRPRTPRPPRRTARLALVALLVAGLLLGGCKPPKKGTAALPERPTYVREVTDQKAATTDTATTDTGANAAKPAAESGTDGSGTHAPGSLQQGPDTPAAPDLVVAPNNMADNRQPEPEPQPQSRASAPVGELVELSDGTTMEAPTHPQDQFAFAMALLQGADGQPDPARAASWLEKSAAQGFGPAQDVLARLYLDGTGVRKDEAKAFSLAMSAAEQDIINAQALVGVLYTYGRGTRRDFMQGEKWLSLAAERGHPQACDLLAEYHRKGLAGPENQEEAFRWTERAAAQGVVRARFWLGVHYRYGMGTARDDAKALHLLREAADAGNADAMGLVAEMLYRGQGAEPDMAGSVRYFQMGVRAGDLHSLLNLGILHHEGTGVPKDYPRSLELFGQCAEGGHPRCMTLLGSMLAEGEGSAADMVTAHSWLTRAVLFGDGDAAPVAAEVQQRMTPEQLVHSKNLAAQWMQAHPQFQPGVPAQLEPGASPAAPQAAPQAVPQDTGKPAPDAATGTGPGTGPGMTDMPTTPLASSAPDAATPQVSTNATAPADQTGTAGTTGTAGKTGTITPSPAKKKNAKAAKGTRTTN from the coding sequence ATGACCACAGCCCGCCGCAACGCCGCGAATTTCCGCACGCCCCCCGTTCCGCAGACTTTCATCCGCCCGCGCACCCCGCGCCCCCCGCGCCGCACGGCACGCTTGGCGCTTGTGGCGCTGTTGGTTGCGGGCTTGCTGCTGGGCGGCTGCAAGCCCCCTAAAAAGGGGACGGCCGCGCTGCCGGAGCGCCCCACCTACGTGCGCGAAGTCACGGACCAGAAAGCCGCCACGACTGATACCGCCACGACTGATACCGGCGCCAACGCCGCGAAACCCGCAGCGGAATCGGGCACCGACGGCTCCGGTACGCACGCGCCGGGTTCACTCCAGCAGGGTCCGGACACTCCCGCCGCCCCCGACCTTGTAGTCGCGCCGAACAACATGGCCGACAATCGGCAGCCGGAACCCGAGCCACAGCCGCAAAGTCGCGCCTCCGCCCCCGTGGGCGAACTGGTGGAACTGTCCGATGGTACCACCATGGAGGCGCCCACCCACCCGCAGGACCAGTTCGCCTTTGCCATGGCCCTGTTGCAGGGCGCCGACGGCCAGCCCGACCCCGCCCGCGCCGCATCGTGGCTGGAAAAGTCCGCCGCGCAGGGCTTTGGCCCCGCGCAGGACGTGCTGGCGCGCCTGTATCTGGACGGTACCGGCGTACGCAAGGACGAGGCCAAGGCCTTCTCGCTGGCCATGTCCGCCGCCGAGCAGGACATCATCAACGCGCAGGCCCTTGTGGGCGTGCTGTACACCTACGGGCGCGGCACCCGGCGCGACTTCATGCAGGGCGAGAAATGGCTTTCGCTGGCTGCGGAACGCGGCCACCCACAGGCCTGCGACCTGCTGGCCGAGTACCACCGCAAGGGTCTGGCGGGGCCGGAGAACCAGGAAGAAGCCTTTCGCTGGACGGAACGCGCCGCCGCTCAGGGCGTGGTGCGCGCCCGCTTCTGGCTGGGCGTGCACTACCGCTACGGCATGGGCACCGCGCGCGATGATGCCAAGGCCCTGCACCTGCTGCGCGAGGCCGCCGACGCGGGCAACGCCGACGCCATGGGGCTGGTGGCCGAAATGCTCTACCGGGGCCAGGGCGCCGAGCCGGACATGGCAGGTTCCGTGCGCTACTTCCAGATGGGCGTCAGGGCGGGCGACCTGCATTCGCTGCTCAACCTGGGCATCCTGCACCACGAGGGCACCGGCGTGCCCAAGGACTACCCGCGCAGCCTGGAGTTGTTCGGGCAATGCGCCGAGGGCGGCCACCCGCGCTGCATGACCCTGCTGGGCAGCATGCTGGCCGAGGGCGAAGGGAGCGCAGCGGACATGGTCACCGCCCATTCCTGGCTGACCCGCGCCGTACTGTTCGGCGACGGCGACGCCGCGCCGGTGGCGGCAGAGGTACAACAGCGCATGACACCCGAACAACTGGTGCACTCCAAGAACTTGGCCGCGCAATGGATGCAGGCGCATCCGCAGTTTCAGCCCGGCGTGCCCGCACAACTCGAGCCGGGGGCATCCCCTGCGGCGCCGCAGGCCGCGCCACAGGCCGTGCCGCAAGACACGGGCAAGCCTGCACCGGACGCCGCCACCGGCACCGGCCCCGGCACCGGCCCCGGCATGACGGACATGCCCACCACGCCGCTTGCGTCAAGCGCACCCGACGCCGCCACGCCGCAGGTGTCCACCAATGCGACGGCCCCGGCCGATCAGACGGGCACGGCGGGCACGACGGGCACGGCGGGCAAAACGGGTACGATCACTCCGTCCCCCGCGAAGAAGAAAAACGCCAAGGCTGCCAAGGGCACCCGCACCACCAACTGA
- a CDS encoding rhodanese-like domain-containing protein, with amino-acid sequence MVSAITPRELDDALCGEERMLLLDVRSRSERDLHPEAIPGSQWRDPAMADTWLPSIPEGTSAVVYCAGGGETSRGIQSRLTACGVAARYLEGGLAAWQRQHGGEHGELGEQGEQGEQGGPAVRTGEGCAHSPLRGEPGGHIPAGGESGLHRPAVNEANGQPRRGTSEAGGHEHARGGRPEVAGGAGGRSSGEGGGTR; translated from the coding sequence ATGGTCAGCGCCATCACCCCCCGAGAACTCGACGACGCCCTGTGCGGCGAAGAGCGCATGCTGCTGCTCGACGTGCGCAGCCGGAGCGAGCGCGACCTGCATCCAGAGGCCATTCCCGGTTCGCAGTGGCGCGACCCGGCCATGGCGGACACGTGGCTGCCCTCCATCCCGGAGGGCACCAGCGCAGTGGTCTATTGTGCGGGCGGGGGAGAGACCAGCCGGGGCATCCAGTCGCGCCTGACTGCCTGCGGAGTGGCCGCGCGCTACCTGGAAGGCGGGCTGGCCGCATGGCAGCGGCAACACGGCGGCGAACATGGCGAACTAGGCGAACAGGGCGAACAGGGCGAACAGGGCGGCCCCGCCGTACGGACGGGCGAAGGCTGCGCCCACTCCCCGTTGCGGGGGGAACCCGGCGGGCATATCCCCGCCGGGGGCGAAAGCGGTCTGCATCGCCCGGCTGTTAACGAAGCCAACGGCCAGCCACGGCGAGGCACCAGCGAGGCAGGGGGGCACGAGCATGCGCGCGGCGGCAGGCCCGAGGTGGCAGGCGGTGCGGGAGGTCGCAGCAGTGGAGAGGGCGGCGGAACCCGCTGA